Proteins from one Lachnospiraceae bacterium KGMB03038 genomic window:
- a CDS encoding indolepyruvate oxidoreductase subunit beta yields the protein METKNIMIVGVGGQGTLLTSRILGGLALAGGYDVKLSEVHGMAQRGGSVVTFVRYGDHVAEPIVEEGQADVIIAFERLEALRYAHFLKKDGALVVNDWRIDPMPVVIGAAQYPEGILEELGKDHKVYAVNATEESKKLGNPRVFNLIVLGIAAQHMDFTKEQWYEVIEKTVPPKTIEINKKAFDVGYQL from the coding sequence ATGGAGACAAAGAATATTATGATCGTCGGTGTAGGCGGACAGGGGACTTTGCTCACCAGCAGGATCCTGGGCGGATTAGCGTTGGCAGGCGGATATGATGTAAAGCTTTCCGAGGTGCACGGCATGGCTCAAAGGGGTGGAAGCGTGGTAACGTTTGTACGGTATGGGGACCATGTGGCGGAACCGATCGTGGAAGAAGGACAGGCGGATGTGATCATTGCTTTTGAGCGGCTGGAAGCTCTGCGGTATGCCCATTTCTTGAAAAAGGACGGGGCGCTGGTGGTGAATGACTGGCGGATCGATCCTATGCCGGTGGTCATCGGAGCGGCCCAGTATCCAGAAGGAATCTTGGAAGAGCTGGGAAAAGATCACAAAGTTTATGCGGTCAATGCTACAGAGGAATCTAAGAAACTTGGGAATCCAAGAGTGTTTAATCTGATCGTACTGGGCATCGCGGCTCAGCATATGGATTTTACAAAGGAACAGTGGTATGAGGTAATCGAAAAAACCGTTCCCCCAAAAACTATAGAGATCAATAAAAAAGCATTTGACGTAGGTTATCAGTTATAG
- the iorA gene encoding indolepyruvate ferredoxin oxidoreductase subunit alpha: MSEKVIMLGNEAIARGAYEAGVKVSAAYPGTPSTEISEYLVQYKEDLYCEWSPNEKVATEVAIGASVAGVRAMSCMKHVGFNVAADPAYTVSYMGVNGGLVIVVADDPGLYSSQNEQDTRMVARAAQLPVLEPSDSSEAKEFMKLAFDLSEQFDRPFVFRTTTRLAHSQGLVELGERKCPEDKPYVKNIQKTVMMPGNAKLRHVEIEKRNLELAEAANTLPINRMEMKDTKIGVITSGIPYQYVKEALPEASVLKLGMVNPLPRKLIEEFAAKVEKLYVVEELDPVIEEQVKSWGIQATGKEIFTVQGEYSANMIRAAIGKEELSITAPAQAPGRPPILCPGCPHRSVYYVLNKLKLHAAGDIGCYTLGAVAPLSVVDTTICMGASISSLHGMEKAKGKEYIKDWVAVIGDSTFLHTGVNSLMNMMYNKATGTVIILDNSTTGMTGHQDHAATGKTLQGDPTYAIDIPGLCRAIGVKNVVEVNAFDIETLEKTVKEEVAKDEVSVIITKTPCVLLSKEKKPLYIAREDKCKKCGMCMRPGCPAMTKNPDGTIHIDDTMCTGCGLCESLCKFDAIELVKAGDR; this comes from the coding sequence ATGTCAGAGAAGGTGATTATGCTTGGCAATGAAGCCATTGCCAGAGGCGCCTACGAGGCGGGAGTCAAGGTATCTGCCGCTTATCCGGGGACGCCGAGCACAGAGATCAGTGAATATCTGGTACAGTATAAAGAGGACTTGTACTGTGAGTGGTCGCCAAATGAGAAGGTGGCGACAGAGGTGGCCATCGGGGCTTCCGTAGCAGGAGTCCGGGCTATGTCATGCATGAAGCATGTTGGCTTTAATGTGGCGGCGGACCCTGCGTATACGGTTTCTTATATGGGCGTGAACGGCGGGCTTGTGATCGTGGTAGCCGATGATCCGGGACTCTATAGTTCCCAGAATGAGCAGGATACCCGAATGGTGGCGCGCGCGGCCCAGCTTCCTGTGTTGGAGCCGTCCGACAGCAGCGAGGCCAAAGAATTCATGAAACTGGCCTTTGATTTGAGCGAACAGTTTGACCGTCCTTTTGTGTTCCGGACAACCACAAGACTGGCACATTCTCAGGGACTGGTGGAGCTGGGAGAACGGAAATGTCCAGAAGATAAACCTTATGTAAAAAACATCCAGAAAACAGTCATGATGCCGGGGAACGCCAAACTCCGCCATGTGGAGATCGAGAAGCGCAACCTGGAACTGGCGGAGGCGGCCAATACTCTTCCGATCAACCGGATGGAGATGAAAGATACCAAGATCGGGGTCATTACCAGCGGTATTCCCTACCAGTATGTGAAAGAAGCGCTTCCTGAGGCTTCTGTACTGAAGCTGGGGATGGTCAATCCGCTGCCCAGGAAGCTGATCGAAGAATTCGCGGCGAAGGTGGAAAAGCTTTACGTTGTGGAAGAATTAGATCCGGTGATCGAAGAACAGGTGAAATCCTGGGGAATCCAGGCGACCGGAAAAGAGATCTTCACGGTGCAGGGAGAGTACAGCGCCAACATGATCCGGGCGGCGATCGGCAAAGAAGAACTTTCGATCACGGCTCCCGCACAGGCGCCGGGACGCCCGCCGATTCTTTGTCCGGGATGTCCTCACAGAAGTGTGTACTATGTGCTTAACAAGCTGAAGCTTCACGCGGCTGGAGACATTGGCTGCTATACCCTTGGAGCGGTAGCGCCTTTGAGCGTGGTGGACACCACGATCTGTATGGGCGCAAGCATTTCCAGCCTTCATGGAATGGAGAAAGCCAAAGGCAAAGAATATATCAAAGACTGGGTTGCGGTGATCGGAGATTCTACCTTCCTGCATACGGGGGTAAATTCACTGATGAACATGATGTATAATAAAGCTACAGGAACGGTGATCATCCTGGATAATTCTACCACAGGAATGACGGGACATCAGGATCACGCGGCTACGGGAAAGACCCTGCAGGGAGATCCAACCTATGCCATTGATATTCCGGGACTGTGCCGGGCGATCGGCGTGAAAAACGTGGTAGAAGTCAACGCCTTTGATATTGAGACCTTGGAGAAAACGGTGAAAGAGGAAGTGGCAAAAGACGAGGTATCTGTGATCATCACAAAGACGCCCTGCGTACTTTTGAGCAAAGAAAAGAAACCGTTATATATTGCCCGCGAGGACAAATGTAAAAAATGTGGAATGTGTATGAGGCCAGGATGTCCGGCTATGACAAAGAATCCAGATGGAACCATCCATATTGACGATACCATGTGTACAGGCTGCGGCCTCTGTGAAAGTCTGTGCAAGTTTGACGCGATCGAGTTAGTAAAGGCAGGTGACCGGTAA
- a CDS encoding phenylacetate--CoA ligase — protein MIWAKEETLPRAEIEKIQLEKLKQTVPYIYERVEPYRRKMEEAGVKPEDIKSLEDLKKLPFTYKSDFKDNYPMGLFAVDKKDLIRFHASSGTTGKPTVVGYTRKDLEVWLGNVARIACMGGATPDDVAQIAFGYGTFTGALGLHGGLEMLGASVIPMSSGNTKKQIMFMQDMGTTLLVATPSYALHLGEEIRARGIDPAKDLKVHIGLFGGEGMTEPMRDEMHKVWGDQFFCTQNYGMSELCGPGVAGECEALCGMHINEDWFIPEIIDPKTEEVLPPGERGELVVTCLGKEALPLVRYRTGDMTRLFYEPCSCGRTTARMENLSGRADDMLVIRGVNVFPTQIEEVLLQIPEIGPHYEILVERKNRLDVMTITVELVDDRLLDSYKKLSELEQKIKKGLKAQLGLATQIKLVAPYSLQRFEGKAKRVTDLRKDGL, from the coding sequence ATGATATGGGCAAAGGAAGAAACTCTGCCAAGAGCTGAGATCGAGAAGATCCAGTTAGAGAAATTAAAACAGACGGTACCCTATATCTATGAGAGAGTGGAACCATACCGCAGGAAAATGGAAGAGGCCGGGGTGAAGCCGGAAGATATCAAGAGCCTTGAGGATCTTAAGAAACTGCCATTTACATATAAATCTGACTTTAAGGACAATTATCCTATGGGGCTTTTCGCGGTGGATAAAAAGGATCTGATCCGTTTCCACGCAAGCTCTGGGACTACCGGAAAGCCGACAGTGGTGGGATATACGAGAAAAGATCTGGAAGTGTGGCTGGGAAATGTGGCCAGGATCGCCTGTATGGGCGGCGCCACTCCAGACGATGTGGCGCAGATCGCCTTTGGATACGGCACTTTTACTGGCGCCCTGGGGCTGCACGGAGGATTGGAAATGCTGGGGGCGTCAGTGATTCCTATGTCTTCCGGAAATACGAAGAAGCAGATCATGTTCATGCAGGATATGGGGACTACACTCCTGGTGGCTACACCGTCCTACGCCCTGCATCTGGGTGAGGAGATCCGTGCCCGCGGCATCGACCCGGCCAAGGATCTGAAGGTCCATATCGGTCTCTTTGGAGGCGAGGGAATGACCGAGCCTATGAGAGACGAGATGCATAAAGTCTGGGGGGATCAGTTCTTCTGCACCCAGAATTATGGGATGAGCGAACTGTGCGGCCCTGGTGTCGCGGGAGAGTGCGAGGCCCTGTGCGGAATGCACATCAATGAAGACTGGTTTATCCCGGAGATCATCGATCCAAAGACGGAAGAAGTCCTTCCGCCGGGAGAGAGGGGAGAACTGGTGGTGACCTGCCTGGGGAAAGAAGCTCTGCCGCTGGTACGTTACCGGACCGGAGATATGACCAGGCTTTTCTATGAGCCATGCAGCTGCGGGCGTACGACCGCCAGGATGGAGAATCTGTCCGGCCGGGCGGATGATATGCTGGTGATCCGGGGCGTGAATGTATTCCCGACCCAGATTGAAGAAGTGCTTCTGCAGATTCCTGAAATCGGTCCTCACTATGAGATCCTGGTAGAGCGGAAAAACCGGCTGGATGTAATGACGATCACGGTAGAACTGGTGGATGACCGCTTGCTGGACAGTTATAAAAAATTGAGCGAACTGGAGCAGAAGATCAAGAAGGGACTGAAAGCCCAGCTTGGACTGGCGACGCAGATCAAATTGGTGGCGCCTTACTCGCTTCAGAGATTTGAAGGAAAAGCAAAGAGAGTAACAGATTTACGAAAGGATGGTTTATAA
- a CDS encoding Fic family protein has translation MKLDLSGKIEKIMEKQQMFSQAKGEKLVWDPFVKDLQVRLSWNSNSLEGNTLSLDETLAVIEYDEVRTGHTYTEYQEAKSMYQAVTEKLAFSKNVTIDLPWIKEVNGLIMQSDGRFRDRNVYVGSLAEATYYPPDQSKVPEAMDRFAGEIKEMPLDSIREKIAFIAVKHIEFERIHPFCDGNGRTGRMIMNQQLLNSGILPAIILDQSKYQQAFRRYERNGDTELMEYIVAQGVLESYKKLEEIYNKFIQIDRG, from the coding sequence TTGAAATTGGATTTATCAGGTAAAATCGAAAAAATCATGGAAAAGCAGCAGATGTTTTCTCAAGCTAAGGGGGAAAAACTAGTATGGGATCCCTTTGTCAAGGATTTGCAGGTGCGGCTTAGCTGGAATTCAAATTCATTGGAGGGAAATACGCTCTCACTGGATGAAACACTTGCTGTAATAGAATACGATGAAGTGAGAACAGGCCATACATACACCGAGTATCAGGAAGCCAAAAGTATGTATCAGGCGGTCACGGAGAAGCTGGCTTTTTCTAAAAATGTCACGATCGATCTGCCATGGATCAAAGAAGTCAATGGGCTTATCATGCAGAGTGATGGAAGATTCCGTGACAGAAATGTTTATGTCGGATCTCTGGCTGAAGCGACTTACTACCCTCCAGATCAAAGCAAAGTGCCTGAGGCAATGGACAGATTTGCAGGAGAGATCAAAGAGATGCCGCTGGATTCAATCAGGGAAAAGATTGCTTTTATCGCCGTCAAACATATTGAGTTTGAACGGATCCATCCGTTCTGTGACGGAAATGGCCGTACAGGAAGAATGATCATGAACCAGCAGCTTCTTAATTCTGGAATCTTGCCGGCAATTATTCTGGATCAGTCGAAATATCAGCAGGCGTTTCGCAGATATGAACGGAATGGAGATACCGAACTGATGGAGTATATCGTTGCCCAAGGCGTTCTGGAAAGTTATAAAAAGCTGGAAGAAATCTATAATAAATTTATCCAGATAGACCGTGGATAA
- a CDS encoding YjbQ family protein: MKSYRKELHFHLPTRRGLVNITQEVQNAVTQSGVKEGLVLVNAMNITASVFINDDESGLHQDYEKWLEGLAPEKPYSLYNHNGYEDNADAHLKRTIMGRETVVAITEGRLDFGTWEQIFYYEFDGKRDKRVLIKVIGE, from the coding sequence ATGAAATCATATCGCAAGGAACTACATTTTCATCTCCCTACCAGGCGGGGCCTGGTCAATATTACCCAGGAGGTACAGAATGCGGTCACTCAAAGCGGTGTCAAAGAAGGTCTGGTACTGGTGAACGCGATGAACATCACAGCCAGCGTATTCATCAATGATGACGAGAGCGGCCTGCATCAGGATTACGAGAAGTGGCTGGAAGGACTGGCCCCGGAGAAGCCCTACAGTCTGTACAACCATAACGGCTATGAGGATAATGCGGACGCCCATCTGAAGCGGACGATCATGGGCCGGGAGACGGTAGTGGCCATCACAGAAGGAAGACTGGACTTTGGAACCTGGGAACAGATCTTCTACTATGAATTTGACGGGAAACGGGATAAGCGGGTTCTGATCAAGGTGATCGGAGAGTAA
- a CDS encoding pyridoxamine 5'-phosphate oxidase family protein — MRRKDREITETVKKQEIIEACKVCRLGFADEDGVYIVPMNFGYCYEEERLVLYFHGAKEGRKMELVRKEPSVGIEMDCGHELVEGRLACQYSYHYASIIGRGKAAEVVEPEEKLKALGLIMKHQTGKEFDEFETNPKLEKAVAIIRVEVEDYSCKQYV, encoded by the coding sequence ATGAGAAGAAAAGACAGGGAAATAACAGAGACGGTTAAGAAACAAGAAATCATAGAGGCATGCAAGGTATGCAGGCTTGGTTTCGCAGATGAGGACGGCGTCTATATTGTCCCTATGAATTTTGGATATTGTTACGAAGAGGAGCGGCTGGTCCTTTATTTCCATGGGGCCAAAGAAGGAAGGAAGATGGAGCTGGTCCGGAAGGAGCCGTCCGTAGGAATTGAGATGGACTGCGGTCATGAGCTGGTGGAGGGGAGGCTTGCCTGCCAGTACAGTTACCATTATGCCAGCATCATCGGCAGAGGAAAGGCCGCGGAGGTAGTGGAACCGGAAGAAAAGTTAAAAGCGCTGGGGCTGATCATGAAGCATCAGACAGGGAAAGAGTTCGATGAATTTGAGACTAATCCAAAGCTGGAGAAAGCGGTGGCCATCATCCGGGTAGAGGTAGAAGATTATAGCTGTAAGCAGTATGTGTAG
- a CDS encoding glycine dehydrogenase subunit 2, with the protein MGYYKTDRDFHEARWDEPIIMELGSPGERGVLVPKADPRAAEAVGKAEDLLPEGLRRKKAPKLPEMSQMQVLRHYMRLSQETIGTDINIDIGLGTCTMKYSPKINEQFVRSDKLKELHPYQDESTVQGILEIMYKEEQYLKAISGMAKVSLQPSGGTQAIFANVETIRAYHEANGEGEKRNEIITTILSHPGNPGAAATLGYKVITLYPDENGIPDIEALKAAVSEHTAALMITNPEDTGIYNEKIREFVDIVHEAGGLCVYDQANLNGLFGITRARDAGFDMCHYNLHKSFSSPHGCQGPGAGAQCVSEKLAKYVAFPTVEYDGEKYYLDYQRPDSIGKLRKFYGVPAVLVRAYAYIRSLGPDGIKQIAELSILNNNYLLKKLLEIDGLSMPMAEGKYRLEQARLSWKKLTDETGVTTDDICRRIVDYGFQDYFASHHPRIIPEPFTPEPVETYSKDDIDEFAAAFKAIAKEARTNPEVVKTAPHKAALSTQIREEYLTEWEKFATTWRGYLKYVKK; encoded by the coding sequence ATGGGATACTATAAAACAGACAGAGATTTTCACGAGGCAAGATGGGATGAGCCTATCATTATGGAACTTGGCAGTCCGGGGGAGCGGGGCGTATTGGTGCCAAAAGCGGATCCAAGGGCAGCGGAGGCTGTAGGAAAGGCGGAAGATCTTCTCCCGGAAGGATTAAGAAGAAAGAAGGCCCCCAAACTTCCAGAGATGTCCCAGATGCAGGTGCTGCGCCATTATATGAGGCTGTCCCAGGAAACCATCGGAACGGATATCAATATTGATATCGGCCTTGGAACCTGTACCATGAAATACAGCCCTAAGATCAACGAACAGTTTGTGCGGTCAGATAAGTTAAAAGAGCTGCATCCCTATCAGGATGAGAGTACGGTTCAGGGGATCCTGGAGATCATGTACAAGGAAGAGCAGTACCTGAAAGCCATCTCAGGCATGGCAAAGGTAAGCCTTCAGCCCTCCGGAGGAACCCAGGCCATTTTCGCCAATGTGGAGACCATCCGGGCATACCACGAGGCCAATGGCGAGGGAGAGAAGCGTAATGAGATTATTACCACAATCCTGTCTCATCCCGGCAATCCGGGAGCGGCGGCGACTCTAGGATATAAGGTCATCACCCTCTACCCGGATGAGAATGGAATCCCGGATATTGAAGCCTTAAAAGCGGCGGTATCAGAACATACGGCGGCGCTGATGATCACCAACCCGGAGGATACGGGAATCTACAATGAGAAGATCAGAGAATTCGTGGATATCGTCCATGAGGCCGGAGGATTATGTGTGTATGACCAGGCCAATTTGAACGGCCTCTTCGGTATTACCAGGGCCAGAGACGCGGGATTTGACATGTGTCACTACAACCTGCACAAGTCTTTTTCATCGCCCCATGGCTGTCAGGGTCCGGGGGCCGGCGCTCAGTGCGTGTCGGAGAAATTGGCCAAATATGTGGCGTTCCCAACAGTGGAGTATGATGGGGAGAAGTATTATCTGGATTATCAGAGGCCGGACAGTATTGGGAAACTGCGGAAGTTCTATGGAGTTCCGGCGGTACTGGTGCGGGCCTACGCCTACATCCGAAGCCTGGGGCCGGACGGCATCAAGCAGATCGCCGAGCTGTCTATTTTGAATAATAACTACTTGCTGAAGAAGCTTTTGGAGATCGATGGGTTGTCCATGCCTATGGCTGAGGGCAAATACCGGCTGGAGCAGGCAAGATTAAGCTGGAAAAAACTGACTGACGAGACGGGCGTCACCACCGATGATATCTGCCGCCGGATCGTAGATTATGGGTTCCAGGATTATTTTGCCAGCCATCATCCCCGGATCATTCCGGAGCCGTTTACCCCGGAACCGGTGGAAACTTATTCCAAGGACGATATTGATGAGTTTGCGGCGGCCTTCAAGGCCATCGCGAAGGAGGCGAGGACGAATCCGGAGGTTGTAAAGACGGCGCCCCATAAGGCGGCCCTGTCCACCCAGATCCGGGAAGAATATCTGACAGAATGGGAGAAATTCGCCACCACCTGGCGGGGATACCTGAAGTATGTGAAGAAGTAG
- a CDS encoding aminomethyl-transferring glycine dehydrogenase subunit GcvPA, whose translation MGKEFVHPYMPNSVPEIKEEMLRKIGVKSVEEIYKSVIPDELLYKERLDLPEPILSEHELKKHVMGILDKNISTEEYTSFLGAGCYKHQVPALCDEINSRGEFLTGYCGDTYSDHGKMQAIFEYASMMGELLDADVVSYTNYDGGQAVSSSLRIALRVMEGRNTPKTEVLVPSTMNPEIFSQAESYCRGTAKVVKAAYEPETGLMDLLDLEDKLKTGKVGAVFYENPSYLGFFETRGEKIAELAHQYGALCIVQPEVAALGIMESPMNLGADIVCGDIQPLGMHIQFGGGQAGFIACRQDVELIREFPTYMYGIAETEKEGVYGWGRAMNERCSHGSRENANEYFGTETGLWGITAGVYLACMGPQGMYELGETIIQNVNYAIRKLKEVPGIRVNVFQNRNFQEFVVDFTDTGKTVKEINQALLKERIFGGKDLSGDFKELGQSALYCVSELTTATEIDHLAEVLDKIARGC comes from the coding sequence GTGGGAAAAGAGTTTGTACATCCATATATGCCAAATAGTGTTCCTGAGATCAAGGAGGAAATGCTGCGCAAGATCGGCGTAAAAAGCGTAGAAGAGATCTACAAAAGCGTGATTCCGGATGAACTTCTCTACAAAGAAAGGCTGGATCTGCCGGAACCGATCTTAAGCGAGCATGAACTGAAAAAGCATGTGATGGGAATTTTGGATAAAAATATATCAACGGAAGAATATACCAGTTTCCTGGGAGCGGGATGTTATAAACATCAGGTACCGGCGCTGTGTGATGAGATCAATTCCAGAGGGGAATTCCTGACAGGATACTGCGGGGATACCTACTCGGATCATGGAAAAATGCAGGCAATTTTCGAGTATGCGAGCATGATGGGAGAACTGCTGGATGCGGACGTGGTAAGCTATACCAATTACGATGGCGGCCAGGCAGTATCCTCGTCTCTCAGGATCGCCCTGCGGGTAATGGAAGGCAGAAATACGCCAAAGACAGAGGTTTTAGTGCCCTCCACCATGAATCCGGAGATTTTTTCTCAGGCGGAATCCTACTGCCGCGGTACTGCTAAGGTCGTAAAAGCAGCCTATGAGCCAGAGACAGGGCTTATGGACCTTTTAGACTTGGAAGATAAGCTGAAAACGGGAAAGGTGGGCGCCGTCTTCTATGAAAATCCCTCCTATCTTGGATTCTTTGAGACCAGAGGAGAGAAGATCGCGGAGCTGGCCCATCAATACGGAGCTCTGTGTATTGTCCAGCCGGAGGTGGCAGCCCTTGGCATCATGGAAAGCCCCATGAATCTGGGAGCGGATATTGTATGTGGAGATATCCAGCCGCTGGGAATGCACATCCAGTTTGGAGGCGGCCAGGCGGGATTTATTGCCTGCCGGCAGGATGTGGAACTGATCCGGGAATTTCCTACCTATATGTACGGGATTGCGGAAACGGAGAAAGAAGGCGTCTACGGATGGGGACGGGCCATGAATGAACGCTGTTCCCATGGAAGCAGAGAGAACGCCAACGAATATTTTGGAACAGAGACCGGACTGTGGGGCATTACAGCGGGCGTTTATCTTGCCTGCATGGGTCCCCAGGGAATGTATGAATTGGGCGAGACCATCATCCAGAATGTGAATTACGCTATCCGGAAGTTGAAAGAGGTACCTGGAATCCGGGTAAATGTATTCCAAAACAGGAATTTCCAGGAGTTTGTGGTAGATTTTACAGATACTGGGAAAACGGTAAAAGAAATCAACCAGGCGCTTTTGAAAGAGCGGATCTTTGGAGGCAAGGATCTAAGCGGGGATTTCAAAGAACTGGGGCAGAGCGCCCTCTACTGCGTATCGGAGCTGACCACGGCAACGGAGATCGACCATTTGGCGGAAGTTTTGGATAAGATCGCAAGGGGGTGCTAG
- the mraW gene encoding 16S rRNA (cytosine(1402)-N(4))-methyltransferase → MKSLRITDWCHEIFRAYVRENGVYIDGTMGKGMDTLFLCHLAGEEGKVYAFDVQEKALEMTRLLLEKEGVRGRARLIRDGHEHMDAYLPPESADGICFNFGYLPGGDHRIATKPETSVEAVKKGLGLLKQNGVMSLCIYSGGDTGFAEKEALLHFLGGLPANQFTVILNSYYNRENHPPIPAFVFKRR, encoded by the coding sequence ATGAAATCTTTGAGGATCACGGACTGGTGCCATGAGATTTTCCGCGCCTATGTCCGAGAAAATGGAGTCTATATTGACGGTACGATGGGAAAAGGGATGGATACCCTTTTCCTTTGCCATTTGGCGGGAGAAGAAGGAAAAGTCTACGCTTTTGATGTCCAGGAGAAGGCCCTGGAGATGACCCGGCTTTTGTTGGAAAAAGAAGGGGTGAGAGGACGGGCCAGGCTTATCCGGGACGGCCATGAACACATGGATGCTTATCTGCCGCCAGAGAGCGCGGATGGGATCTGTTTTAATTTTGGCTATCTGCCGGGCGGAGACCACCGGATCGCAACAAAGCCGGAGACTAGTGTAGAGGCGGTGAAAAAGGGACTTGGCCTTTTGAAACAAAACGGCGTAATGAGTCTTTGTATCTACAGCGGGGGAGATACGGGATTCGCGGAAAAAGAGGCGCTTCTCCATTTTCTTGGCGGACTGCCCGCTAATCAGTTCACAGTAATCCTGAATTCTTATTATAACAGGGAGAACCATCCGCCTATTCCGGCATTTGTTTTTAAGCGAAGATAG
- a CDS encoding LysR family transcriptional regulator produces the protein MKTEQILLALEIGRCGSVSKAASNLFMAQPNASSSLALLEQEIGYQIFERTYNGMRVTKQGEAFLQYAHAIERNMKKIYMISEEGTRVRLSVATYAYPFSERAFTKFCTNYIDTAHSLNCKLRRIGTVKEGIELLDQDLADVSVITCRQELYGQFEKEFQKEGLHSEVLAYTTLHVVLPEKHPLAKKETVDLEDYVGYPCISNEGLAKNYAPPEVEKLLKEVKLHIVMEPGEARFKLLENTNSFVICTPYQKEELRRHHLVGRNIPNANRNLVLLMKEENQHDQQIQRYVSLLKEEIEVWEQEIN, from the coding sequence ATGAAAACAGAACAGATATTGCTGGCCCTGGAAATCGGCAGATGTGGCTCTGTTTCAAAAGCAGCTTCGAATCTGTTTATGGCCCAGCCGAATGCCAGCAGTTCTCTTGCGCTGCTGGAGCAGGAGATCGGATATCAGATATTTGAACGCACCTATAATGGGATGCGAGTGACGAAACAGGGGGAAGCCTTCCTGCAGTACGCCCATGCTATTGAGCGGAACATGAAGAAAATCTATATGATCAGCGAAGAAGGTACCAGAGTCCGGCTTTCTGTCGCGACCTATGCCTATCCTTTTTCGGAAAGGGCATTTACAAAATTCTGCACAAACTATATTGATACGGCTCATTCCCTGAACTGTAAACTTCGCAGGATTGGAACGGTCAAGGAGGGGATCGAGCTTCTGGATCAGGACCTGGCGGACGTGTCTGTGATCACCTGCAGACAGGAGCTGTACGGCCAGTTTGAGAAGGAATTCCAGAAGGAGGGCCTGCATTCGGAAGTGCTGGCTTATACGACTTTGCATGTGGTGCTTCCGGAAAAGCATCCGCTCGCGAAAAAAGAGACGGTAGACCTGGAAGATTATGTGGGCTATCCTTGTATCTCTAATGAAGGATTAGCGAAAAATTATGCCCCGCCGGAAGTGGAGAAACTTCTGAAAGAAGTAAAGCTGCATATTGTGATGGAACCGGGGGAAGCCAGGTTTAAACTGCTGGAGAATACCAATAGTTTTGTGATCTGCACTCCTTATCAGAAGGAAGAATTAAGGCGCCATCACTTGGTAGGACGGAATATCCCGAACGCCAATCGGAATCTGGTCCTGCTGATGAAGGAAGAAAATCAGCACGATCAGCAGATCCAAAGATATGTCAGCCTTTTGAAAGAGGAAATCGAAGTCTGGGAGCAGGAGATCAATTAG